The sequence ttAGCAGCTAATTGTAGCATCTAGGGTTTGACTGAAggaattgtgggaaatgtagttctcTATCTgaggtgtgttgtgtttattccCTCAGCTGGAAGTCGGTGGCGGACTACATTGACCAGCAGTTTGAGCAGTATTTCAGAGACGAGAGTGGCCTGAACCGTAAGAACATTCAGGACAACCGCGTACACTGCTGTCTGTACTTCATCTCCCCCTTTGGTCATGGGTGAgcgaaaacacacacacacactgcgttTATCTCCTAATAAGAGAAATAACCGTTGGCGTGTCCTCACCGTTCCCCAGAAGCGGAAGGATGAAAATATATAACGGGATAAATCACACCATACGCGTATATGCTATTTAaaattctaaataaaaataaaaaataataataaaacaccaCCAACATAACCTCTGTCCATGATACGTGAGATAGCAAAACAGAATTTAAATGCGAATTTTAAGGAGCGCTAAAGCAGTTAGGAGTGAGATAATCATTGCTGTTTCTCCAGAAGAGCAAACGGGAGCAAGATTCACTACAGTGagagagcagtgctgctgctggttaagaaaaataaaagcagcactTAACCATTTTGAGGGtaaaacagtgaaatgaaaCTGATTTTGCACGTAGGTGTTTATTTTGCTGAAAACTGTAAGGTTTCCGGTTACCATGACACTATAACTTGCACCcatataaaagtaaaaaaaaaaaatggggggctttttaaaaatgttaattaagGACCCCCTGGGATCCCTATATTCCACACCAAATAAGTTCAACACAAGACCCAGAGTCCCGTGTAGATCTCAATCAACTCCTTCAGCTGTTGTTCCCGCTCGCCCTCTGCTGGACGTTTTGAGTCAGTACACCAGTCTGAGGGTTCACCTTCCTCTGCAGTTTTCCCCCAAACCAGAAAATGACTCAGCGATTAGGATCTATTTCAAAAACATCCATTCAGCTCTGTACTCAGTGTCTGCTTTAGTACAACTACCTGCTCCATGCTTCCTCTCACTGACCGCTACATTACAAACACTTAGAAGTCCATTTAGGTgttcaattacagactgtaatcctgGTCTAAAACATCAGAGAGCTTTAATCTAAGATGAAACTGGAACAGAACAAAACATCTTTGGACCAGACACTTACATTTCTTTCCCAGGTATCAGCACTGATTTTGACTTCATGTTGCATTCATGTTTATGTGATTTCTTCTTAGGACTTGGCTTGATTCTTGTAACCAATGGTGTTTTAGTCAAATATTGTTTGGTCTGTTTTGGTGAggatgtaattgtaaaactacacacTGCTCCTCTATAATCAGTGAAGATCATTGTTATTGCAGATCAGTGTATATTAAATAGGTGTGCATTTAATGGCATGGGTCTTTTGTGCTCAGTCTCAGACCTTTAGATGTTGAGTTCATGAAAGCCCTGCATGAGAAGGTCAATATCGTTCCTGTTTTGGCCAAAGCAGACACGCTCACTCCCAGTGAggtcaagaaaaagaaaatcaaggCAAGTCATCAAACTGGAacactataaatatataaatacatctcTGATCTCAGAGTTCCATGTTAACGATTTTATTCTCCTGTGTCCTGCAGATTCGAGAGGAGATCGAACAGTACGGCATCAAAATCTACCAGTTTCCAGACTGCGATTCAGACGAGGACGAGGACTTCAAACAGCAAGACCatgagttaaaggtgcagtctcaTGAATTAAAGGTGAAGTCTAatgaattaaaggtgcagtctaatgaattaagggtgcagtctaatgaattaagggtgcagtctaatgaattaagggtgcagtctgatgaattaagggtgcagtctgatgaattaagggtgcagtctaatgaattaagggtgcagtctgatgaattaagggtgcagtctaatgaattaagggtgcagtctgatgaattaagggtgcagtctgatgaattaagggtgcagtctgatgaattaagggtgcagtctgatgaattaagggtgcagtctaatgaattaagggtgcagtctaatgaattaagggtgcagtctgatgaattaagggtgcagtctgatgaattaagggtgcagtctaatgaattaagggtgcagtctgatgaattaagggtgcagtctaatgaattaagggtgcagtctgatgaattaagggtgcagtctgatgaattaagggtgcagtctgatgaattaagggtgcagtctgatgaattaagggtgcagtctaatgaattaagggtgcagtctaatgaattaagggtgcagtctgatgaattaagggtgcagtctgatgaattaagggtgcagtctgatgaattaagggtgcagtctgatgagttaaaggtgcagtctgatgagttaaaggtgcagtctgatgagttaaaggtgcagtctaatgaattaaaggtgcagtctgatGAGTTAAAGGTGAAGTCTAATGAATGAAGGGTGCAGTCTAatgaattaaaggtgcagtctgatgaattaagggtgcagtctgatgagttaaaggtgcagtctgatgagttaaaggtgcagtctgatgagttaaaggtgcagtctaaTGAATTAAAGGTGCTGTCTGATGAGTTAAAGGTGAAGTCTAATGAATGAAGGGTGCAGTCTAatgaattaaaggtgcagtctgatgagttaaaggtgcagtctgatgagttaaaggtgcagtctaatgaattaaaggtgcagtctaatgaattaaaggtgcagtctgatgaattaaaggtgcagtctaatgaattaaaggtgcagtctaatgaattaaaggtgcagtctgatgaattaagggtgcagtctaatgaattaagggtgcagtctaatgaattaagggtgcagtctgatgaattaaaggtgcagtctgatgaattaagggtgcagtctaatgaattaagggtgcagtctaatgaattaaaggtgcagtctgatGAATTAAGGGTGCAGTCTAATGAATTAAGGGTGCAGTCTAATGAATTAAGGGTGCAGTCTGATGAATTAAGGATGCAGTCTAATGAATTAAGGGTGCAGTTTGATGAATTAAGGGTGCAGTCTGATGAATTAAGGGTGCAGTCTAATGAATTAAGGGTGCAGTCTAATGAATTAAGGGTGCAGTCTAATGAATTAAGGGTGCAGTCTAatgaattaaaggtgcagtctaatgaattaagggtgcagtctaatgaattaagggtgcagtctaatgaattaaaggtgcagtgtgatgaattaagggtgcagtctaatgaattaagggtgcagtctgatgaattaagggtgcagtctaatgaattaagggtgcagtctgatgaattaagggtgcagtctgatgagttaaaggtgcagtctgatgagttaaaggtgcagtctgatgagttaaaggtgcagtctgatgagttaaaggtgcagtctaatgaattaaaggtgcagtctgatGAGTTAAAGGTGAAGTCTAATGAATGAAGGGTGCAGTCTAatgaattaaaggtgcagtctgatgaattaagggtgcagtctgatgagttaaaggtgcagtctgatgagttaaaggtgcagtctgatgagttaaaggtgcagtctaatgaattaaaggtgcagtctgatGAGTTAAAGGTGAAGTCTAATGAATGAAGGGTGCAGTCTAatgaattaaaggtgcagtctgatgagttaaaggtgcagtctgatgagttaaaggtgcagtctaatgaattaaaggtgcagtctaatgaattaaaggtgcagtctgatgaattaaaggtgcagtctaatgaattaaaggtgcagtctgtCATTAAGTATGTAATTAATGTAACTAAAAGTGTAATTGTCTAGGTGTCAGctaattttgtgtgtgtcttaaGGGTCACTGACAATATCTCATTCAATATTTCCCAGTAAAACTGCTCAGCTTCATATGCCCTCATTCAGTACGTGCAAATCTTTGAAAGCACCACCCGAGTTGATGAGATTGGTTCCTTAGTTGTGTGAGGTATGAAACTGTCTGAATCTGTACTACCTCACAAGGCACCTTTGAGTGGATAAGGATTATTGATGTAAATCCTTTGATAGCACTAATGCTGCAGACGAATAAATGGAGTGAGGACATGGAGTGGAGgatgagagagacacacagagagggagagtatCTGCAATGCAGCAGCTTCCATGCAGTGCCTTAGTTTGTCTTCAGATTATTTgtaacttctctctctctctctctctctctctctctgtctctctctctctttctgttcccCTCCTtcccctctctgtctttcctgttctctctctctctctctctctctctctctctctctctctctctctaggagaGTATCCCGTTTGCTGTGATTGGCAGTAACACGGTGGTGGAGGCGAAGGGTAAACGAGTGCGTGGACGACTCTATCCTTGGGGCATTGTAGAAGGTGTGTTAAGGCTTTGCCTGTTTATAATGGCGCTGTGTCTTTAAGATTGTTCTCTATGATCTTCTGAGTAATGAGGTGTTACTCTAATGATACAGAACAAGTTCCAAATTCTAGATTTGCTTTATTGACATGAcaacaatacattttacattgttaaagcattaaagcattaaacactgtaagaacaaacaaacaaaaaaacacttaataaGGAACCGTTTGTCTAGAatgattttgaaattaaattatacCTGTCCAATTTCTTACACACAAATTTagcaaattgtgtgtgtgtgtgtgtgtgtgtgtgtgtttcagtggagAACTCTGCTCACTGCGACTTTGTGAAGTTGAGGAACATGCTGGTACGAACACACATGCAGGACCTGAAAGACGTCACCAGAGAAACACACTACGAGAACTACAGAGCACAGTGCATCCAGAGCATGACCCGCATGGTGGTGAAGGAGCGCAACCGCAAGTAtggcacgcacgcacacacacacacacacacacacacacatattgaaGTGACCATCATTGGTTAGGCGCAGGTAACTGTGAGTGACCCTGAAGAAAGATCACTTTTAAAAGCAGTGCATTATTTTACAGCTGTGTGTTGTTCAAATGTAATGTCACCAGaagttgtttattattttcagtgtgtgtgtcgctaCACAACATGCTTAAACTAATAAAACACAAGGTGAATTgattaaaatacatatatttaaaggCATACATTCTGTTGTTTGCACTAAAGAGTGTTTAATGAAACACGTTGTGAAGGATTTGGAGACATCTAGTGGCCGTTGTGTGCATAGGTTTTCAAatcgttttttttattttcagtgaaccttgaatttgtattttaagGTTTTTCTGTACCATCCCATACTTTAGGAATGAGTTTAAGGGACTTTTTAGTCCCTGAACTAATGACTTAATATCAGTAGATctgttgtggctgaatgcaatgaaaccccacagcaatgttccgaCACTAGTATGGTATGTTTATACCTGCAATTTTTGGGCTCTCAGCGATTAAGCTGTAAAACGTCTAACACTTCCTGTTGTTTGTCTTCTTTTTAACCCCCTGCAGTAAACTAACCAGAGAGAGCGGCACAGATTTCCCAATTCCGATGGTGCCGGGGGTAACGGACACAGAGACGGAAAAACTGATTCGGGAGAAAGACGAGGAGGTACAGAACCCGCCCTCTCCGACCAATCACAATCAACCTCACCATCCGGAAACCCAACCGCATCCAGAGCCTCAcacagagccagaaccacacgcgtccgcacacactcacacacactcgcaggGTTCATGACCAACATCTCTTCCAGTGTCAGGGGAATTCCACCAAAAATCTGCAAAATCAGCAAAGTCCACTAACACTCACAGGAAGTTTTTTACAGGAAGTCTTAATTCAGAGCCTGGCACCTGACCTGTTTGTCccatttttttctgcagttttaCAATCAGCAACACACATGTAGAGCCACTGGCTGTAAATAAAGAAATTCACTGTAATTGTATTGACATAAAATCCATATATTTTCCATCAGAGCGTTCTCAAAGACTGTGCACATTTCTGCAGTTAAATTGAGTCAGAAATTTAAAACAGTGGTGGAATTCCCCTGGTGTTTCTAGTTCACCACTAGATCTGTGTAAGATCAGTtcacaagtgatttttttaatggGTATCCAGTGATTTCCAGTAAAAGAACAGAACCTGTGTCGCCTCAAAACTCAGTTTTCTAACTAACAGTAATCAGTAAGTGACTGAAGCTGGAGCTTTCTTTTAACTCTCACACTGCTGAAGTAGTTCTCGACACTACAAGAGTGTGAGAGTCAGTCTTATGTTGTGTACGTTTCTGTAGTTGCTGATTGACttgtttccagtgttttcttgtAGTTTGTGAAGCCTGCACACATCTGCAGTGATGCACTTTAAATCACCGTTACACATTGCTCATAAACTCTAAAGACGAATCGCCCTGAACCCCACCCCACGGCACAAGCTCTAAAGCTGAATGCTGCTAATGATTTCTAACAtccctttgtttttttggtaAAACCTCAGTAAAATTCGGAGGAGGGTTTAATGCCTGTGAAATGCACTTCTGGAGCTGGTAGCTGCGCAGTGAGCTGTTTAATATTAGTTTAGGGCTGATTTATTTTCTAGAGCATGTCTAACGTATTTTAATCTTATGCATTTTTCTAGATAAGAACATATTCAGCAAATGCTTCACTGAGAGATGATGGGGCTCAGTGTGGCTTTATTTAGAgctatttactgtatttttgagGAATATGTAGAACACAAAATGAGCTCAGGATCAACAGGATTATTCATCACTGTCTGTGTTTTGAGGAACCTGCCTTTGCCTGCCTCCGAATGAATAATGTTCCATTTTAATTTGTGATATTCCACTGTATAAACCTGTAAAGGACGGACGGAGTTGGCGTCTGTGTCTCACCTCAGCCCCAGCTCTAAACCAGTAGTTTACTTCCCAAGGTTTTCCTTTCTCCTGTAAATGTACTGTTGTGAAGATCACTTTTTAACAGAgagaatatttaaataagagCATTCTGTTAGTTATTAGTTCTTCAGCTGGAGAAGTAATGTGCAGCTAGGTTTAATATGAAGATATATACGGCCAAACATGAGGTTCATAAATGAGTTACAATGCTGccaacatatttaatatttatttatttatttatttatttgagatgGTTTATATTCTGTTATTATTTGTCATGATTAAAATCTTCCAAACATACCTCTGTCAGCATGATTTATACGCAGAAGTTGTTTGTGTGCACAAGCAGGACCCTATAATCCTGTTCAGTGTTCATAAAGTGAAAGTGAAGAGCCCCACATTCAAGAAAAACTGATCAAAACCAACATTTGGAACTCCTTCCCTATGAGGTTTATGAGGTTTTGTGACCTGCACATGGGTGATTTTTATTACTGTGGCAAGAAActatttaaaacaataacagagcgCCACAAAAGTGCAGTTTGTATGAAttcaaatataatgtaaatgaaATACTAGAAGAGAACATGAACCCTGTGCTGCTTATTGTACGTAGGGTGTATGAAGTAACGTAGAAGCACAAAGTGCCAGTTCAATGCTGGCATGCCATGGGTTAATGACAGAAACAGTCATGCAGAAGTGAAAACGCTCAGTCTGGCCAGTGACCTGCTCTCAGAGTTTGCCCCGCAGTCACGTGACCGGCTGCGTCAGCCTCTTCGATCCATCTTTGATGGTCCAGGTCACTAACGTCACTGACGCCCCGCTCTCTTGTTCCTCTCTGTTTCACAGCTGCGGCGGATGCAGGAGATGCTGCAGAAGATCCAGGAGCAGATGCACACCCAGAAAGAAGCGTATTAACCCCTTCTCCTTCTGCTAGTCCTGAGACTTTGCCTGAAGCAGCCTCccaactgttttcttttccttGTAATGAAGAATGCTGCAGCTCCTGGATGCCTGGGGTGTCTCATTACGTGCCATCGCTCCACACAGCACTGCACTCACTGGTGGAGACTCAGCCGCTAAAGCCATTCAGAGAGGTTCGATGTGAAATGGTTTTGTATTCTCTCTCAGAAAGGCTCCTAACCTGTCACCCCCCCCCTGCTTTGAATCCTTTGAAGTCTTCTTATTTAGTTTTGAAACCTGACAGATATTCCCCTCACCTCCTGGTAAAGTAACTAATTTAACTcctacagtgctgtgcaaacGTTTTTCAGTATTCGAGATATGCTTTTAGAGCATCACAATAGACTTTCCCTAGCCAAACATGTGCCACTCCAGAAGCAAGATGTGCAGTCCAGCATTTCTGAACCTGATGCTGATTGCTGCAGCTGTACTCTGTTTCCAGAGACAGGGATTTTCCTGTGTTTCCCTTTAgtcaacagaaaaacagaagctGAATTGGACGGAGAGCTGTTGGCACCTGCTTCAGCTTCTACCCGTTTTTACTTTTGCAAAGACAGAAATGACTGTCCCTGGTAATCAAACGTATTCTAAATACACCTCCATTTACGGTCTGTTTGATTCTAATCAAAATTAGAAAGATGCTTGTTCCATTACTGAACATTAACAAGCCACAAAaggtgatttgtttatttatttaatcagtttttttttgtcttcgcCCACAGCTCGGCAAATGGACTGTGGCCAAGTAGCACATAAACATTCCTGCGCACTAGcgtgctgctttgtgtaggtctacgttagcaCAGGCATCTGTTGTGAGTATATTTGGAATTAAACTCGTCTGAAGTTGTAGAGCCCCCCTGTTGTCTAATCAGATCACCAGTCCGGAGAAATGATATGATTCCTGTAGAGGATGTGGTCcttttcaattaaaaataacaaaacacaccacaacacGAGGGGTATACAAATGCTCCTTGCAGGACATTAAAACGGTTTGAAAACTGCTGGATTAATCCTTTTTCTAATTCACTAATTCATTCTGTTTCCACTCTGGTGTTGTCAGAGATAATGACCACATTGTGGTTACTCACTCCAACTCACTCCAGTGCTgtggtgttatttttattagggACAGTAACCAGAGGGAAAAACGAAAAAGCCAGCCTCCCGTAACCTTCCGTGCTTGACCTTGTCTGCGTAGTGATAATAACAACACGTTCCCCAGAGTGTTTTAGAATGACTCAAGGTCATGTTGGGTTAagttaattatttaattgttttctaCGACATCTTTTA is a genomic window of Hoplias malabaricus isolate fHopMal1 chromosome X1, fHopMal1.hap1, whole genome shotgun sequence containing:
- the septin4b gene encoding septin 4b isoform X3 gives rise to the protein MAANSEVSSDCEDQDKEYVGFATLPNQVHRKSVKKGFDFTLMVAGESGLGKSTLVNSLFLTDLYKDRKLLNAEERITQTVEITKHTVDIEEKGVKLKLTIVDTPGFGDAVNNTECWKSVADYIDQQFEQYFRDESGLNRKNIQDNRVHCCLYFISPFGHGLRPLDVEFMKALHEKVNIVPVLAKADTLTPSEVKKKKIKIREEIEQYGIKIYQFPDCDSDEDEDFKQQDHELKVQSHELKESIPFAVIGSNTVVEAKGKRVRGRLYPWGIVEVENSAHCDFVKLRNMLVRTHMQDLKDVTRETHYENYRAQCIQSMTRMVVKERNRNKLTRESGTDFPIPMVPGVTDTETEKLIREKDEELRRMQEMLQKIQEQMHTQKEAY
- the septin4b gene encoding septin 4b isoform X4; translated protein: MAANSEVSSDCEDQDKEYVGFATLPNQVHRKSVKKGFDFTLMVAGESGLGKSTLVNSLFLTDLYKDRKLLNAEERITQTVEITKHTVDIEEKGVKLKLTIVDTPGFGDAVNNTECWKSVADYIDQQFEQYFRDESGLNRKNIQDNRVHCCLYFISPFGHGLRPLDVEFMKALHEKVNIVPVLAKADTLTPSEVKKKKIKIREEIEQYGIKIYQFPDCDSDEDEDFKQQDHELKESIPFAVIGSNTVVEAKGKRVRGRLYPWGIVEVENSAHCDFVKLRNMLVRTHMQDLKDVTRETHYENYRAQCIQSMTRMVVKERNRNKLTRESGTDFPIPMVPGVTDTETEKLIREKDEELRRMQEMLQKIQEQMHTQKEAY
- the septin4b gene encoding septin 4b isoform X2; protein product: MDQDKEYVGFATLPNQVHRKSVKKGFDFTLMVAGESGLGKSTLVNSLFLTDLYKDRKLLNAEERITQTVEITKHTVDIEEKGVKLKLTIVDTPGFGDAVNNTECWKSVADYIDQQFEQYFRDESGLNRKNIQDNRVHCCLYFISPFGHGLRPLDVEFMKALHEKVNIVPVLAKADTLTPSEVKKKKIKIREEIEQYGIKIYQFPDCDSDEDEDFKQQDHELKVQSHELKESIPFAVIGSNTVVEAKGKRVRGRLYPWGIVEVENSAHCDFVKLRNMLVRTHMQDLKDVTRETHYENYRAQCIQSMTRMVVKERNRNKLTRESGTDFPIPMVPGVTDTETEKLIREKDEEVQNPPSPTNHNQPHHPETQPHPEPHTEPEPHASAHTHTHSQGS
- the septin4b gene encoding septin 4b isoform X1, with amino-acid sequence MAANSEVSSDCEDQDKEYVGFATLPNQVHRKSVKKGFDFTLMVAGESGLGKSTLVNSLFLTDLYKDRKLLNAEERITQTVEITKHTVDIEEKGVKLKLTIVDTPGFGDAVNNTECWKSVADYIDQQFEQYFRDESGLNRKNIQDNRVHCCLYFISPFGHGLRPLDVEFMKALHEKVNIVPVLAKADTLTPSEVKKKKIKIREEIEQYGIKIYQFPDCDSDEDEDFKQQDHELKESIPFAVIGSNTVVEAKGKRVRGRLYPWGIVEVENSAHCDFVKLRNMLVRTHMQDLKDVTRETHYENYRAQCIQSMTRMVVKERNRNKLTRESGTDFPIPMVPGVTDTETEKLIREKDEEVQNPPSPTNHNQPHHPETQPHPEPHTEPEPHASAHTHTHSQGS